A region of Pseudomonas putida DNA encodes the following proteins:
- the hydA gene encoding dihydropyrimidinase has protein sequence MSLLIRGATVITHEERYTADVLCLDGLIAAIGANIEPPTDCEILDGSGQYLMPGGIDPHTHMQLPFMGTVASEDFFSGTAAGLAGGTTSIIDFVIPNPQQSLLEAFHTWRGWAQKSACDYGFHVAITWWSEQVAEEMGELVANHGVNSFKHFMAYKNAIMAADDTLVASFERCLQLGAVPTVHAENGELVYHLQKKLLAQGMTGPEAHPLSRPSQVEGEAASRAIRIAETIGTPLYVVHISSREALDEITYARAKGQPVYGEVLPGHLLLDDSVYRNPDWATAAGYVMSPPFRPREHQEALWRGLQSGNLHTTATDHCCFCAEQKAMGRDDFSRIPNGTAGIEDRMAVLWDAGVNSGRLSMQEFVALTSTNTAKIFNLFPRKGAIRVGADADLVLWDPQGTRTISAQTHHQRVDFNIFEGRTVRGIPSHTISQGRVLWADGDLRAEPGAGRYVERPAYPSVYEVLGRRAEQQRPTPVQR, from the coding sequence ATGTCCCTGTTGATCCGTGGTGCCACCGTTATTACCCACGAAGAGCGCTACACCGCCGATGTGCTGTGTCTCGATGGCCTGATAGCGGCCATTGGCGCAAACATCGAACCGCCTACCGACTGCGAAATCCTCGACGGCAGTGGCCAGTACCTGATGCCTGGCGGCATCGACCCGCACACCCACATGCAACTGCCGTTCATGGGCACCGTGGCCAGCGAGGACTTCTTCAGCGGCACCGCCGCAGGCCTGGCCGGTGGTACCACCTCGATCATCGACTTCGTCATCCCCAACCCGCAGCAGTCCTTGCTGGAGGCCTTCCACACCTGGCGTGGCTGGGCGCAAAAAAGCGCCTGCGACTACGGCTTCCACGTCGCCATCACCTGGTGGAGCGAGCAGGTCGCTGAAGAAATGGGCGAGCTGGTGGCCAATCACGGGGTCAACAGTTTCAAGCACTTCATGGCTTACAAGAACGCCATCATGGCGGCCGACGACACCCTGGTGGCCAGCTTCGAGCGCTGCCTGCAACTGGGCGCGGTGCCCACCGTGCATGCCGAGAACGGCGAGCTGGTCTACCACCTGCAGAAAAAACTGCTGGCCCAGGGCATGACGGGCCCCGAGGCGCACCCCTTGTCGCGCCCCTCGCAGGTCGAAGGCGAAGCCGCCAGCCGCGCCATCCGCATTGCCGAAACCATCGGCACGCCACTGTATGTGGTGCACATCTCAAGCCGCGAAGCGCTGGACGAGATCACCTACGCCCGGGCCAAAGGCCAGCCGGTGTACGGTGAAGTACTGCCCGGCCACCTGCTGCTCGACGACAGCGTCTACCGCAACCCAGACTGGGCCACTGCCGCCGGCTACGTGATGAGCCCACCCTTCCGCCCACGGGAACACCAGGAAGCCCTGTGGCGCGGCCTGCAATCGGGCAACCTGCACACCACCGCCACTGACCACTGCTGTTTCTGCGCCGAACAAAAGGCCATGGGCCGGGATGACTTCAGCCGCATCCCCAATGGCACCGCCGGTATCGAGGATCGCATGGCGGTACTGTGGGATGCCGGGGTCAACAGTGGGCGCCTGTCGATGCAGGAGTTCGTCGCACTCACCTCCACCAACACCGCGAAGATCTTCAACCTGTTCCCGCGCAAGGGCGCCATCCGCGTCGGTGCCGATGCCGACCTGGTGCTGTGGGACCCGCAGGGCACGCGGACGATCTCGGCGCAGACCCACCACCAGCGCGTGGACTTCAACATTTTCGAAGGCCGCACCGTTCGCGGCATCCCCAGCCACACCATCAGCCAGGGCCGTGTGCTGTGGGCCGATGGCGATCTGCGCGCCGAACCTGGCGCCGGTCGTTACGTGGAGCGCCCGGCCTACCCCTCGGTGTACGAGGTATTGGGCCGACGCGCCGAGCAGCAGCGCCCGACACCCGTTCAGCGCTGA
- a CDS encoding NAD(P)-dependent oxidoreductase, with the protein MIDALNHLPRPRAGADQLAERFGDLAPPLTARQAAVESARCLYCYDAPCVNACPSEIDIPSFIHRISDENLQGAAERILSANILGGSCARVCPTEILCQQACVRNNAQECAPVLIGQLQRYALDNAHFAEHPFTRSPATGKRIAVVGAGPAGLSCAHRLAMHGHDVVVFEACEKAGGLNEYGIARYKLVDDYAQREVAFLLGIGGIEIRHGQRLGDNLGLGELRDQYDAVFLGLGLNAVRQLGLADEEAPGVLAATQYIRELRQADDLSQLPLADRCVVIGAGNTAIDMAVQMSRLGARDVNLVYRRGHADMGATGHEQDIAKANQVRLHTWARPDAVLLDDAGKVRGMRFARTELADGRLRDTGETFELAADAIFKAIGQRFDDASLGDPVAAQLARDGERIRVDAHLRTSLAGVYAGGDCTALGQDLTVQAVQHGKLAAEAIHAQLMLNVEAA; encoded by the coding sequence GTGATCGATGCCCTTAACCACTTGCCGCGCCCCCGGGCCGGCGCCGACCAGTTGGCAGAGCGCTTCGGCGATCTCGCCCCTCCCCTCACCGCCCGCCAGGCCGCCGTGGAAAGCGCACGCTGCCTGTATTGCTACGACGCCCCCTGCGTCAATGCCTGCCCGAGCGAGATCGACATCCCCTCGTTCATCCACCGCATCAGTGACGAGAACCTGCAAGGCGCCGCCGAACGCATTTTGTCGGCCAATATCCTCGGCGGCAGCTGTGCCCGTGTCTGTCCGACTGAAATCCTCTGCCAGCAAGCCTGCGTGCGCAACAACGCCCAGGAGTGCGCACCGGTGCTGATCGGCCAGCTGCAACGCTACGCCCTGGACAACGCGCACTTCGCCGAACACCCCTTCACCCGCTCACCCGCCACCGGCAAGCGCATCGCCGTGGTCGGCGCAGGCCCAGCGGGGTTGTCCTGCGCGCACCGCCTGGCCATGCATGGGCACGATGTGGTGGTGTTCGAAGCCTGCGAAAAAGCCGGTGGCCTCAACGAATACGGCATTGCCCGCTACAAGCTGGTGGACGACTACGCCCAGCGCGAAGTGGCGTTCCTGCTGGGTATCGGCGGCATTGAAATCCGCCACGGTCAACGCCTGGGTGACAACCTGGGCCTGGGCGAGCTGCGCGATCAGTACGATGCGGTGTTCCTTGGCCTTGGCCTGAATGCGGTGCGCCAGCTCGGCCTGGCCGATGAAGAGGCACCTGGGGTGCTCGCCGCCACGCAGTACATTCGCGAACTGCGCCAGGCCGATGACCTGAGCCAATTGCCGCTGGCAGACCGCTGCGTGGTGATCGGCGCCGGCAACACCGCCATCGACATGGCCGTGCAGATGAGCCGCCTGGGCGCCCGTGACGTCAACCTGGTGTACCGCCGCGGCCACGCCGACATGGGCGCCACCGGCCACGAACAGGACATCGCCAAGGCCAACCAGGTGCGCCTGCACACCTGGGCACGCCCCGACGCCGTATTGCTGGACGACGCCGGCAAAGTGCGCGGCATGCGCTTCGCCCGTACCGAGCTTGCTGATGGGCGCTTGCGCGACACCGGCGAAACCTTCGAGCTGGCCGCCGATGCGATCTTCAAGGCCATCGGCCAGCGCTTCGACGACGCAAGCCTGGGTGACCCCGTGGCCGCGCAACTGGCCCGCGACGGTGAACGCATCCGCGTCGATGCGCACCTGCGCACCAGCCTTGCGGGTGTCTACGCGGGCGGCGACTGCACCGCCCTTGGCCAGGACCTTACTGTCCAGGCCGTGCAGCACGGCAAGCTGGCCGCTGAAGCCATCCATGCCCAACTCATGCTCAACGTGGAGGCAGCGTAA
- the preA gene encoding NAD-dependent dihydropyrimidine dehydrogenase subunit PreA, with protein MADLSIEFAGIKAPNPFWLASAPPTDKAYNVVRAFEAGWGGVVWKTLGEDPAAVNVSSRYSAHYGPNRQVQGINNIELITDRSLEINLREITQVKKDWPDRALIVSLMVPCVEESWKFILPLVEATGADGIELNFGCPHGMPERGMGAAVGQVPEYVERVTRWCKTYCTLPVIVKLTPNITDIRQSARAAHRGGADAVSLINTINSITSVDLDRMVAHPIVGDQSTHGGYCGSAVKPIALNMVAEIARDPETRGLPICGIGGIGNWRDAAEFIALGSGAVQVCTAAMLHGFRIVEDMKDGLARWMDQHGHRNLEAFRGQAVGHTTDWKYLDINYKSVAHIDQDACIGCGRCHIACEDTSHQAIASTAKADGTHLYSVIEEECVGCNLCQITCPVENCIDMVAQETGKPYLNWTQDPRNPYREAS; from the coding sequence ATGGCCGACTTGTCTATCGAATTTGCCGGTATCAAGGCTCCCAACCCGTTCTGGCTGGCCTCGGCGCCACCCACCGACAAGGCCTACAACGTGGTCCGCGCCTTCGAGGCTGGCTGGGGTGGGGTAGTCTGGAAAACCCTGGGCGAGGACCCGGCGGCGGTCAACGTGTCGTCGCGCTACTCGGCGCACTACGGCCCCAACCGCCAGGTGCAGGGCATCAACAACATCGAACTGATTACTGACCGCTCGTTGGAGATCAACCTGCGCGAGATCACCCAGGTGAAGAAGGACTGGCCCGACCGCGCGTTGATCGTGTCGTTGATGGTGCCGTGCGTGGAAGAGTCCTGGAAGTTCATCCTGCCCTTGGTGGAGGCCACGGGTGCCGATGGTATCGAGCTGAACTTCGGCTGCCCTCACGGCATGCCTGAGCGCGGCATGGGCGCGGCAGTCGGCCAGGTGCCGGAGTATGTGGAGCGGGTCACCCGCTGGTGCAAGACCTATTGCACCCTGCCGGTGATCGTCAAGCTCACGCCCAACATCACCGACATTCGCCAGTCAGCCCGCGCGGCGCACCGTGGCGGGGCGGATGCGGTGTCGTTGATCAACACCATCAACTCGATCACCAGCGTCGACCTGGACCGCATGGTGGCCCACCCCATTGTTGGCGATCAGAGCACCCATGGCGGCTACTGCGGTTCGGCGGTCAAGCCGATCGCGCTCAACATGGTCGCGGAGATTGCCCGCGATCCGGAGACACGTGGCTTGCCCATCTGCGGCATCGGTGGCATTGGCAACTGGCGAGACGCTGCCGAGTTCATCGCCCTGGGCAGTGGCGCCGTGCAGGTGTGCACGGCGGCGATGCTGCACGGGTTCCGCATTGTCGAAGACATGAAAGATGGCCTGGCCCGCTGGATGGACCAGCACGGGCACCGCAACCTGGAGGCGTTCAGAGGGCAGGCGGTGGGGCACACCACCGACTGGAAGTACCTGGACATCAACTACAAGTCGGTGGCGCACATCGACCAGGACGCGTGCATTGGTTGCGGGCGGTGCCATATCGCCTGCGAGGATACATCGCACCAGGCCATTGCCAGCACGGCCAAGGCCGACGGTACCCACCTCTACAGCGTGATCGAGGAGGAATGCGTGGGGTGCAACCTGTGCCAGATTACCTGCCCGGTGGAGAACTGCATCGACATGGTGGCGCAGGAGACCGGCAAGCCTTATCTGAACTGGACACAGGATCCGCGTAACCCCTATCGCGAGGCCAGCTGA
- a CDS encoding DUF4440 domain-containing protein, translating into MTVSERAVRSIHDVHDLIHAVFTRPPAQTEALRGELMAAFADGFSMVTTAGAIVGRQQVGQLFERAAGARPGLEIDVSEEQVVWQAGASVAVRYKETHRLQGQETARYSLAIVECDEQRVVWVYLHETAVV; encoded by the coding sequence ATGACGGTGAGTGAACGTGCGGTACGCAGCATCCATGATGTACATGATCTGATTCATGCGGTATTTACCCGGCCCCCGGCACAGACCGAGGCGCTTCGGGGTGAGTTGATGGCGGCGTTTGCCGACGGTTTCAGCATGGTGACCACGGCGGGCGCGATTGTTGGCCGCCAGCAGGTGGGGCAGTTGTTCGAGCGGGCGGCAGGGGCTCGGCCAGGGCTGGAAATCGACGTCAGCGAGGAGCAGGTGGTGTGGCAGGCGGGGGCGAGTGTGGCGGTGCGCTACAAGGAGACCCACCGCTTGCAGGGGCAGGAGACTGCGCGGTATTCGCTGGCGATTGTCGAGTGTGACGAGCAGCGGGTGGTGTGGGTGTACCTGCATGAGACAGCGGTGGTTTGA
- a CDS encoding TetR/AcrR family transcriptional regulator: MANHKIEIRRRNIEKILQAAEKVFAEKGYGATSMGDIAEQAELPRSNLHYYFSTKDDLFRAVLQDLLDVWKQDALCFENFDDPRVVLTSYIRAKMGHSRSRSLGSKIWAEEMLHGAPVLGVSLDESLVPWAKLKEAKIRRWVEEGRILPVEPSALLYMIWASTQHYADFGYQVALLNGGEPLSDMAFENAVQTVTRVILRGIGLEP, translated from the coding sequence ATGGCCAACCACAAGATCGAGATCCGTCGGCGCAACATCGAGAAAATTCTCCAGGCCGCGGAAAAGGTGTTCGCCGAGAAGGGCTACGGTGCCACCTCGATGGGCGATATCGCCGAACAGGCCGAGTTGCCGCGCTCTAACCTGCATTACTACTTCAGCACCAAGGACGACCTGTTCCGCGCAGTGCTGCAGGACTTGCTGGATGTGTGGAAGCAGGATGCGCTGTGCTTCGAGAACTTCGATGACCCGCGGGTGGTGCTCACCAGTTACATCCGCGCCAAGATGGGCCACTCACGTTCACGGTCGCTGGGCTCCAAGATCTGGGCGGAAGAAATGCTGCACGGGGCGCCCGTGCTGGGCGTGAGCCTCGATGAAAGCCTGGTGCCGTGGGCGAAGCTGAAGGAGGCCAAGATCCGCCGTTGGGTGGAAGAGGGGCGCATCCTGCCGGTGGAGCCGTCCGCCTTGCTGTACATGATCTGGGCATCGACCCAGCATTATGCGGATTTCGGTTATCAAGTGGCGTTGCTCAATGGGGGCGAGCCCTTGTCGGACATGGCGTTTGAAAACGCGGTGCAGACGGTGACCCGTGTCATCCTGCGTGGTATTGGCCTGGAGCCTTGA
- a CDS encoding VOC family protein codes for MSVRGHDRQIDNIEFNVGDIARSKAFYGSVFGWRFTDYGPSYTEFSDGRLTGGFTTGEPVRPGGPLVILYADDLDATQRRIEAAGAVISRATFSFPGGRRFHFVDPDGYELAVWTAQP; via the coding sequence ATGAGCGTTCGTGGCCACGATCGGCAGATCGACAATATCGAATTCAACGTCGGCGATATCGCACGGAGCAAGGCCTTTTATGGCAGCGTTTTCGGCTGGCGCTTCACGGATTACGGCCCCAGTTATACAGAGTTCAGCGATGGCCGCCTGACCGGTGGCTTCACCACGGGTGAGCCAGTACGCCCGGGTGGCCCGCTGGTGATCCTTTATGCGGACGATCTGGACGCCACGCAGCGGCGGATCGAAGCGGCCGGTGCGGTGATCAGCCGGGCGACGTTTTCGTTCCCGGGCGGGCGACGGTTCCACTTCGTCGACCCGGACGGCTACGAACTGGCGGTGTGGACGGCCCAACCTTAA
- a CDS encoding glycoside hydrolase family 15 protein → MPAAIEDYALLGNCRSAALVSRDGSLDWLCLPRFDAPAVFAALLGNEENGRWRLAPCDPVEHTRRQYLDDTLVLETTWVTASGRARVLDLMPLGEVNSVIRIVEGLAGETNFEMDLVMRFDYGRSVPWVERLDPLTLSAVAGPDRLILCGTVPPHARDHHTVARFRVGAGERHVFSLRHQPSHLPVQPDCDVEAALGRTIDQWQAFAARCPEVGPYTALVRRSLLTLKAMTYAPTGGIVAAVTTSLPERIGGERNWDYRFCWLRDATMTLLAFMNLGYFDEAQAWREWLLRSVAGNPEQMQIMYGLAGERDLQEYTLPWLAGYEHSQPVRVGNAASGQRQLDIYGELADAMSQAIKGGLPRHPRSAAIARLILPYVERIWREPDEGIWEVRGPRQHFVHSKVMAWVAFDRAAGLADTTEEDRARGRHYRQVADEIHREVCENGLDPSGTFFVQAYGANELDASLLHIALTGFLPADDPRFLRTLQEIEQRLLKNGLLLRYDTDSCSDGLTPGEGTFLVCSFWLADVYVLLGRQAQAQALYERLSGLCNDLGLLAEQYDPAGKRMLGNFPQAFSHIGIINTALNLHRAQCPARDRARCG, encoded by the coding sequence ATGCCCGCAGCTATCGAAGACTACGCCCTGCTCGGCAATTGCCGCAGCGCCGCCCTGGTCAGCCGCGATGGCTCGCTCGACTGGCTGTGCCTACCGCGCTTCGACGCCCCAGCGGTATTCGCAGCGCTCCTGGGCAACGAAGAAAACGGCCGTTGGCGCCTGGCCCCCTGCGACCCGGTCGAGCACACCCGCCGGCAATACCTGGACGACACCCTGGTACTGGAAACCACCTGGGTCACTGCCTCGGGCCGGGCCCGCGTGCTAGACCTGATGCCCCTGGGCGAGGTCAACTCGGTCATCCGTATCGTCGAAGGCCTTGCTGGCGAAACCAACTTCGAAATGGACCTGGTGATGCGTTTCGACTACGGCCGCAGCGTGCCGTGGGTGGAGCGGCTCGACCCGTTGACCCTCAGTGCCGTCGCCGGCCCAGACCGGTTGATCCTGTGCGGCACCGTGCCCCCGCATGCCCGCGACCACCACACCGTCGCACGTTTTCGCGTGGGTGCTGGTGAGCGCCACGTATTCAGCTTGCGCCACCAACCCTCGCACCTACCCGTACAGCCTGACTGTGATGTCGAGGCTGCCCTGGGGCGCACCATCGACCAATGGCAGGCCTTTGCCGCCCGCTGCCCGGAGGTCGGTCCGTATACCGCCCTGGTGCGTCGTTCGCTGCTCACCCTCAAGGCGATGACCTACGCGCCCACCGGCGGGATCGTTGCCGCGGTTACCACGTCGTTGCCCGAACGTATCGGCGGTGAACGCAACTGGGACTACCGCTTCTGCTGGCTGCGCGACGCCACCATGACCTTGTTGGCGTTCATGAACCTAGGCTATTTCGACGAAGCCCAGGCCTGGCGTGAATGGCTGCTGCGTTCGGTCGCCGGCAACCCCGAGCAGATGCAGATCATGTACGGCCTGGCCGGCGAGCGCGACCTGCAGGAATACACCTTGCCATGGTTGGCCGGCTACGAGCACTCGCAGCCGGTGCGGGTGGGCAATGCGGCGTCGGGGCAGCGGCAACTGGATATCTACGGCGAGCTGGCCGATGCCATGAGCCAGGCAATCAAAGGCGGTTTGCCCCGCCACCCGCGCAGCGCCGCGATTGCCCGGTTGATCCTGCCGTATGTCGAGCGCATCTGGCGCGAGCCCGATGAAGGCATTTGGGAAGTACGCGGCCCCAGGCAGCATTTCGTGCACTCCAAGGTAATGGCCTGGGTGGCATTCGACCGCGCCGCAGGGTTGGCCGACACCACCGAAGAGGATCGCGCGCGCGGGCGACATTACCGCCAGGTGGCGGATGAGATCCATCGGGAAGTGTGTGAAAACGGGCTGGATCCCAGCGGCACCTTTTTCGTGCAGGCCTATGGCGCCAATGAGCTGGACGCCAGCCTGCTGCACATCGCCTTGACCGGTTTTTTGCCAGCGGATGACCCTCGTTTTCTGCGCACCCTGCAAGAAATCGAGCAGCGCCTGCTGAAAAATGGCTTGCTGTTGCGCTATGACACTGACAGCTGCAGCGATGGCCTGACCCCGGGCGAGGGCACCTTCCTGGTGTGTTCGTTCTGGCTCGCCGACGTCTATGTATTGCTGGGCCGGCAAGCCCAGGCGCAGGCCCTGTACGAACGGCTGAGCGGCCTGTGCAACGACCTGGGGTTGCTGGCTGAACAATACGACCCGGCCGGCAAGCGAATGCTGGGCAACTTCCCACAGGCGTTCAGCCATATCGGCATCATCAACACGGCACTGAACCTGCACCGTGCGCAATGCCCGGCCCGCGATCGGGCGCGTTGTGGATAG
- the zwf gene encoding glucose-6-phosphate dehydrogenase, protein MTKQTIPAAPPCTLFLFGANGDLVKRLLMPALYNLSRDGLLDRNLRIVGVDHNAATAEAFAERLHAFMLERDKGSEGGAKCLDDKLWARLAKRLDYQTGDFLDPATYQAIAKRIEATRHGNAIFYLATSPRFFPEVAQRLGQAGLLDESGGGFRRVVVEKPFGTDLASAEALNACLLKVMGERQIYRIDHYLGKETVQNILVSRFSNGLFESFWNNHYIDHVQITAAETVGVETRGAFYDNTGALRDMVPNHLFQLLAMVAMEPPAAFGADAVRGEKAKVIGAIRPWSTKMALKNSVRGQYSAGKQGRKRLAGYRQETNVAENSQTETYVALKVMIDNWRWAGVPFYLRTGKRMSVRDTEIAICFKPAPYAQFRESELERPKPNYLKIQIQPNEGMWFDLQAKRPGPELVMENVELGFAYKDFFKMTPATGYETLIYDCLTGDQTLFQRADNIENGWRAVQPFLDAWAKEGEVHEYPAGEDGPEAGNELLTRDKREWHRLG, encoded by the coding sequence ATGACTAAACAGACGATCCCAGCCGCGCCCCCCTGCACCCTGTTTCTGTTCGGCGCCAATGGCGACCTGGTCAAGCGCCTGTTGATGCCGGCGCTGTACAACCTCAGCCGCGACGGCTTGCTGGACCGCAACCTGCGCATCGTTGGCGTCGATCACAATGCCGCCACCGCCGAGGCGTTTGCCGAACGCCTGCACGCGTTCATGCTGGAGCGAGACAAGGGCAGTGAAGGGGGCGCCAAATGCCTGGACGACAAGCTCTGGGCGCGCCTGGCCAAACGGCTGGACTACCAGACCGGCGACTTCCTTGACCCGGCCACGTACCAGGCGATTGCCAAGCGCATTGAGGCAACGCGTCATGGCAACGCGATTTTCTACCTGGCGACGTCGCCGCGCTTCTTCCCCGAAGTGGCCCAGCGCCTGGGCCAGGCCGGCCTGCTCGACGAATCTGGCGGGGGCTTTCGTCGCGTCGTCGTGGAGAAGCCTTTCGGTACCGACCTTGCCAGCGCCGAGGCACTCAACGCCTGTTTGCTCAAGGTGATGGGCGAGCGGCAGATCTACCGCATCGACCATTACCTGGGCAAAGAGACGGTGCAGAACATCCTGGTCAGCCGCTTCTCCAACGGCCTGTTCGAGTCGTTCTGGAACAACCACTACATCGATCACGTGCAGATCACCGCCGCCGAGACTGTTGGCGTCGAGACCCGTGGCGCGTTCTATGACAACACCGGGGCCCTGCGCGACATGGTCCCCAACCACTTGTTCCAGTTGCTGGCGATGGTTGCCATGGAACCGCCAGCGGCCTTTGGCGCCGATGCGGTGCGTGGTGAAAAGGCCAAGGTGATCGGTGCCATTCGCCCGTGGTCGACGAAAATGGCGCTGAAAAACTCCGTGCGCGGTCAGTACAGCGCTGGCAAGCAGGGGCGCAAGCGCTTGGCCGGTTATCGGCAGGAGACCAACGTCGCCGAAAACAGCCAGACCGAAACTTATGTAGCGCTGAAGGTGATGATCGACAACTGGCGCTGGGCCGGCGTGCCGTTCTACCTGCGTACCGGCAAGCGCATGAGTGTGCGCGATACCGAAATCGCCATCTGCTTCAAGCCCGCGCCTTATGCGCAGTTTCGCGAATCGGAGCTGGAACGGCCCAAGCCTAATTACCTGAAAATCCAGATCCAACCCAATGAGGGCATGTGGTTTGACTTGCAGGCCAAGCGCCCGGGGCCAGAACTGGTGATGGAGAACGTCGAGCTGGGCTTTGCCTACAAGGACTTCTTCAAGATGACCCCGGCGACGGGGTACGAGACGCTGATCTACGACTGCCTGACCGGTGACCAGACCCTGTTCCAGCGCGCCGACAACATCGAGAACGGCTGGCGCGCGGTGCAGCCGTTTCTCGATGCCTGGGCCAAGGAAGGGGAGGTGCATGAGTACCCGGCGGGTGAGGATGGGCCCGAGGCGGGCAATGAACTGCTGACCCGGGACAAGCGGGAGTGGCACCGCCTGGGGTGA
- the gnd gene encoding phosphogluconate dehydrogenase (NAD(+)-dependent, decarboxylating), translated as MQLGIVGLGRMGGNIARRLMRAGHRTVVHDRNRDTVVGLEGEGAQGAHDLGALVQKLKAPRAVWVMLPAGEPTEQTIAQLAELLEPGDAIIDGGNTFYKDDMRRAGELAKRGLHYLDVGTSGGVWGLERGYCMMIGGEKDVFERLEPLFKALAPGVGDIPRTHGLTGEHQRAEHGYIHAGPPGAGHYVKMVHNGIEYGLMQAYAEGFDLLRSKGGNELPEEQRFDLDVAEIAEVWRRGSVVTSWLLDLTADALVADPQLAQFSGSVSDSGEGRWTIDAAVEQAVPVPVLSSALFARFRSRQQQGTYGDKILSAMRLGFGGHVEKKGE; from the coding sequence ATGCAACTGGGAATCGTCGGGCTGGGCCGCATGGGCGGCAATATCGCAAGGCGCCTGATGCGCGCCGGCCATCGCACCGTGGTGCACGACCGCAACCGTGACACCGTCGTTGGGCTGGAGGGCGAGGGTGCCCAGGGTGCTCACGACCTTGGTGCCCTGGTACAAAAACTAAAGGCACCGCGCGCAGTGTGGGTGATGCTGCCGGCCGGGGAGCCTACCGAGCAGACCATCGCCCAGCTCGCCGAGCTGCTGGAACCGGGCGATGCAATCATCGACGGCGGCAACACCTTCTATAAAGACGACATGCGCCGTGCGGGCGAATTGGCCAAACGTGGCCTGCATTATCTGGACGTAGGTACCTCAGGGGGTGTGTGGGGCCTGGAGCGTGGCTACTGCATGATGATCGGTGGCGAAAAGGACGTGTTCGAACGCCTCGAACCGCTGTTCAAAGCGTTGGCGCCCGGTGTTGGCGACATCCCGCGCACCCATGGCCTTACGGGTGAGCACCAACGCGCCGAGCATGGCTACATCCACGCCGGCCCGCCAGGCGCCGGGCACTACGTGAAAATGGTCCACAACGGCATCGAGTATGGCCTGATGCAGGCCTATGCCGAAGGGTTCGACTTGCTGCGCAGCAAGGGTGGCAACGAGCTGCCCGAAGAGCAGCGTTTTGACCTCGACGTGGCCGAAATCGCTGAAGTCTGGCGGCGCGGCAGCGTGGTGACCTCGTGGCTGCTCGACCTCACCGCCGACGCCTTGGTGGCCGACCCGCAGTTGGCACAGTTCAGTGGCTCGGTGTCCGACAGTGGCGAAGGCCGCTGGACCATCGACGCTGCCGTCGAACAAGCCGTGCCGGTGCCGGTACTGTCCAGCGCGCTGTTCGCACGCTTCCGCTCGCGTCAGCAGCAGGGTACCTATGGCGACAAGATTCTCTCGGCCATGCGCCTGGGCTTTGGTGGCCATGTCGAGAAGAAAGGCGAATGA
- a CDS encoding DUF6026 family protein gives MGTLMPATPIQTLYVSVRRDELSQLKQERDQLRQQVARLNQMLEQAAKREKSVSH, from the coding sequence ATGGGTACTTTGATGCCAGCGACTCCCATCCAGACACTCTACGTCTCGGTGCGCCGTGATGAACTGTCCCAGCTGAAACAAGAGCGCGATCAGTTGCGTCAACAGGTTGCTCGACTCAACCAGATGCTCGAACAAGCCGCCAAACGCGAAAAATCTGTCAGCCACTGA
- a CDS encoding DUF4440 domain-containing protein: MLSEAQSRALFAQWNASLQAGDPVAVAKLYSDDAVLLPTLSKLPRLTPDERIEYFQHFLADRPSGKLDSLHLSPGCNKVTIAGLYTFDFAASGKQVPARYTFTYRWDGQAWLISHHHSSLLPQG, from the coding sequence ATGCTTTCCGAGGCCCAGTCTCGCGCCTTGTTCGCGCAATGGAATGCCAGCCTGCAGGCTGGCGACCCGGTGGCCGTCGCCAAACTTTACAGCGACGATGCGGTGTTGCTGCCCACGCTGTCGAAATTACCTCGGCTGACCCCGGACGAGCGAATCGAATACTTTCAACACTTTCTTGCTGATCGGCCAAGCGGCAAACTGGACAGCCTTCACCTGAGCCCTGGCTGCAACAAAGTGACCATCGCAGGGCTGTACACCTTCGACTTTGCCGCCAGCGGCAAACAGGTACCGGCCCGTTACACCTTCACCTACCGCTGGGACGGGCAGGCCTGGCTTATCAGCCACCACCATTCCTCACTGTTGCCACAAGGCTGA